A stretch of the Fimbriimonadaceae bacterium genome encodes the following:
- a CDS encoding non-lysosomal glucosylceramidase, with protein MAEITRRTMLKAAGSAAVGLGWAGRVLAVMEDGSIVVQQSRIPEQKNLSAAWRNSLVERGTKEVWSGPDLESIGMPVGGIAAGQLYLCGDGTLGWWEIFNHHTFFGYGLTSYAKRAIPKPVKFGFRIECAGRSWSLDKDGFSNVAFRGEHPIGTVTYQGDCPLEATVTAYSPFIPLNAKDSALPATVFEIELANRGASPVQATLGGFLENAVAASAKEDPGQRKRSTTRVEEPGLAMMVHRADPAKQTLGEPPAAVRKPVLIADFEGPDYGDWTVEGDAFGKGPARGTLADQNPVTGFVGSGLVNSFYKGDGTTGRLLSPEFVLDRRFLNFKIGGGNFPGETCVNLLVDGKLVRTAAGRNSEKLLWETWDLGDLEGKRARIEIVDKATGGWGHINADHFELADSIQSLEDLKVRNGDANRDHGTLALALLATGTAPSASSYGFEEPYIGEVATESFTVAPGASKTFRFVLAWHFPNHPNGRQYANWFEDAAAVARYVDHQFDRLSADTKRWRDTYYDSTLPYWLLDRLHSTLGNLATGTTEWWGNGRFWAWEGVVCCSGTCTHVWNYEHGLARLFPEIERNIRTRQDFGAGFDEATGLVGFRSDKAYAADGQCGTILKAYREHLTGADSGFLRENYPRIKKALEFLIKHDGNDDGVLEDSQPNTYDIDFYGPNTFVGSLYLGALRAGEEMAREVGDPTFAAKCRTLFEKGSAETVKRLWNGEYFAQVVDEKQHAKYQYGPGCLSDHLFGQGWAHQVGLGALYPPEMVKKALQSVWKYNWAPDVGPYNSLWKPERPYAVPGEAGLFICTWPKGGRQGEPVRYRDEVWTGIEYQVAGHMIWEGMVEEGLAICKAVHERYHPAKRNPYNEVECSDHYARALASWGVFTALAGFEYHGPRGVLGFAPRVSPEKFRCAFTGAEGWGSLEQRIEGGRHTARVELTWGRLGLSELQLQSKAQGEAKASVGGKAVPCTTTRDGERLVVHFAPALALVEGQTLEVTL; from the coding sequence ATGGCGGAGATCACACGCAGGACGATGTTGAAGGCGGCGGGTAGCGCTGCCGTGGGGCTGGGCTGGGCCGGACGGGTCCTGGCCGTGATGGAGGATGGATCGATCGTGGTTCAGCAATCGCGAATTCCGGAGCAGAAGAACCTTTCCGCCGCGTGGCGGAACAGCCTGGTCGAGCGGGGGACCAAGGAGGTCTGGAGCGGCCCCGACCTCGAGTCGATCGGGATGCCCGTCGGCGGCATCGCCGCCGGCCAGCTCTACCTGTGCGGCGACGGCACGCTGGGTTGGTGGGAGATCTTCAACCACCACACGTTCTTCGGCTACGGCTTGACCTCGTACGCCAAGCGCGCCATCCCGAAGCCCGTGAAGTTCGGGTTCCGAATCGAGTGCGCGGGTCGCTCGTGGAGCCTCGACAAGGACGGTTTTTCCAATGTTGCGTTCCGGGGCGAACACCCCATCGGGACCGTGACCTACCAAGGCGACTGCCCGCTCGAGGCGACGGTGACGGCTTACTCGCCCTTCATCCCGCTCAACGCAAAAGACTCCGCGCTGCCTGCGACGGTGTTCGAAATCGAACTCGCCAATCGCGGCGCCTCGCCCGTGCAGGCGACGTTGGGCGGCTTCCTCGAAAATGCGGTGGCCGCCTCCGCGAAGGAAGACCCCGGCCAGCGGAAGCGCTCGACGACGCGTGTCGAGGAGCCTGGCCTCGCGATGATGGTGCACCGCGCCGACCCGGCCAAGCAGACCCTCGGCGAGCCGCCTGCGGCCGTTCGCAAGCCCGTGTTGATCGCGGATTTCGAGGGGCCCGATTACGGCGATTGGACCGTCGAGGGCGATGCCTTCGGCAAAGGCCCTGCCCGGGGCACGTTGGCCGATCAGAACCCGGTGACCGGGTTCGTGGGCAGCGGCCTCGTCAACAGCTTCTACAAAGGCGACGGGACCACGGGCCGCCTCTTGTCGCCGGAGTTCGTTTTGGACCGGCGCTTCCTGAACTTCAAAATCGGCGGCGGCAATTTCCCCGGCGAGACGTGTGTGAACTTGCTCGTGGACGGCAAGTTGGTGCGCACCGCGGCGGGTCGGAACTCCGAGAAGCTTCTGTGGGAGACGTGGGACCTTGGCGATCTGGAAGGCAAACGAGCGCGGATCGAGATCGTCGACAAAGCCACGGGGGGCTGGGGGCACATCAACGCCGACCACTTCGAACTTGCCGACTCCATCCAGTCGCTCGAGGACCTGAAGGTCCGGAACGGCGACGCCAACCGCGACCACGGGACCTTGGCGTTGGCCCTTTTGGCGACCGGCACCGCACCGAGCGCCTCCAGCTACGGATTCGAAGAGCCGTATATCGGCGAGGTGGCAACCGAGTCCTTCACGGTTGCGCCGGGCGCATCGAAGACCTTCCGGTTCGTGCTGGCTTGGCACTTCCCGAACCACCCGAACGGCCGGCAGTACGCGAACTGGTTCGAAGACGCGGCGGCCGTCGCTCGGTATGTGGACCATCAGTTCGACCGGCTGAGCGCGGACACGAAGCGGTGGCGCGACACCTACTACGACTCCACCCTCCCGTACTGGCTCTTGGACCGCCTCCACTCCACCCTGGGGAACTTGGCGACGGGCACCACCGAGTGGTGGGGCAACGGCCGGTTTTGGGCGTGGGAAGGGGTCGTGTGCTGCTCGGGCACCTGCACGCACGTGTGGAACTACGAGCACGGCCTCGCGCGGCTCTTCCCCGAGATCGAGCGCAACATCCGCACGCGCCAGGACTTTGGCGCAGGGTTCGACGAGGCGACGGGCCTCGTTGGCTTCCGAAGCGACAAGGCGTACGCCGCGGACGGGCAGTGCGGCACGATCCTGAAGGCGTACCGCGAGCATCTGACCGGCGCGGACTCGGGTTTTCTGCGCGAGAACTACCCGCGGATCAAGAAGGCGCTCGAGTTCCTCATCAAGCACGACGGAAACGATGACGGCGTGCTCGAAGACAGCCAGCCGAACACCTATGACATCGACTTCTACGGGCCGAACACGTTCGTGGGCTCGCTCTACCTGGGCGCCCTACGCGCGGGGGAGGAGATGGCGCGGGAAGTCGGAGATCCGACCTTCGCGGCGAAGTGCCGGACGTTGTTCGAGAAGGGAAGCGCGGAGACGGTGAAACGGCTGTGGAACGGCGAGTACTTCGCGCAAGTGGTGGACGAGAAGCAGCACGCAAAGTATCAGTACGGACCCGGCTGCCTGTCCGACCACCTGTTCGGCCAGGGCTGGGCGCATCAGGTGGGGTTGGGGGCGCTCTATCCGCCGGAGATGGTCAAGAAGGCGCTGCAGTCGGTGTGGAAGTACAACTGGGCGCCGGACGTCGGCCCGTACAACAGTCTGTGGAAGCCCGAACGCCCCTACGCGGTGCCGGGCGAGGCCGGTCTGTTCATCTGCACGTGGCCGAAGGGCGGCCGGCAAGGTGAACCCGTGCGCTACCGGGACGAGGTGTGGACAGGCATCGAGTACCAGGTGGCTGGCCACATGATCTGGGAGGGGATGGTCGAGGAGGGATTGGCGATCTGCAAGGCGGTTCACGAGCGCTACCACCCCGCCAAGCGCAACCCGTACAACGAGGTTGAGTGCAGCGACCACTACGCCCGCGCCCTTGCGTCGTGGGGCGTGTTCACGGCGCTGGCGGGGTTCGAGTACCACGGCCCGCGCGGCGTGCTCGGCTTCGCCCCGCGCGTGTCGCCGGAGAAGTTCCGCTGCGCGTTCACGGGTGCCGAGGGTTGGGGCTCGCTGGAGCAGCGGATCGAGGGCGGGCGTCACACCGCACGGGTGGAACTGACCTGGGGTCGCCTCGGTTTGTCGGAACTGCAACTTCAGTCGAAGGCGCAGGGCGAAGCCAAGGCCAGTGTGGGAGGGAAGGCAGTCCCCTGCACCACCACTCGCGATGGAGAGCGTCTCGTCGTCCACTTCGCGCCAGCGCTCGCGCTGGTCGAGGGGCAGACTCTAGAAGTGACGCTCTGA
- a CDS encoding ATP-binding cassette domain-containing protein, whose protein sequence is MGMALVEIQEVSHAYGATQALDGLNLTLHEGEVHAVCGENGAGKSTLNRILSGTLVPSSGTVHLDGEPLPLGSVPGCEAAGVAMVHQEPSWFPDLDAADNLFLMHEPVAAGIWYDRTEARRRTLELLESLGERFPVDRPLAELTFAQRQMVAIARALARKCRVLILDEPTASLSAREVDALFRVVGSLRDRGVTVLYVTHRLDEVFALADRVSVLRDGHLVSTHGIDAASPKQVVHDMIGRAIPEAERGPSSRGEPRLSVRGLGRRGAFEGIDLEVDSGEVVVLAGLVGAGRSEVARAIFGLDPPDAGGVEVAGKPLALGDPAQALRAGIAYLPEDRQSEGLHVPLSIRENVSMASLGSVSRAGWMNVRAEAARAEHAVQQLAIRASGVEAPVASLSGGNQQKVLLGKWLATAPSVLILDEPTRGVDVGAKSEVHRTIRALAAEGMAVLVISSDLPEVLALADRVVVMREGTIAGELPAESATEEGVLELALPRGAETVASVARRGIGREAGVALLLGATVVFAALMNPAFLSLENVRDMLVRIAPVAIVGCGLTLVVLAREIDISVGSLMGVCAAVLGLAGSTDRWGLPVAAAAALCLGAGLLGGLVNGLLVTFGRVPSIIATLATLSIFRGVTELLLGGRWVEHMPDGLRAFGTGSLAGLPYVVLAALAISVATIWVHRRTPFGRRVVALGSAPESAQRAGVPSRRIRLACFALAGLLAGVAALFSATQLQVVESGFGVGFELSVVAAVVVGGTSIRGGRGGMVGTLLGATLLGIVGSVLIYLRLGDAATYWERAIQGGFIVAAVLGDALGRRR, encoded by the coding sequence ATGGGGATGGCGCTCGTGGAGATTCAAGAGGTGTCCCACGCTTACGGCGCCACCCAGGCCCTCGACGGGCTGAACCTCACGCTCCACGAAGGTGAGGTGCACGCCGTCTGCGGGGAAAACGGGGCGGGGAAGTCGACGTTGAACCGCATCCTGTCGGGCACTCTCGTTCCCTCGAGCGGGACTGTGCACCTCGACGGCGAACCGCTTCCTCTGGGCAGCGTGCCTGGGTGCGAGGCGGCGGGCGTCGCCATGGTGCATCAGGAGCCCTCGTGGTTTCCCGATCTCGATGCTGCCGACAACCTGTTCCTCATGCACGAACCGGTCGCCGCGGGCATCTGGTACGACCGCACCGAAGCCCGAAGGCGGACCCTGGAGCTTCTGGAGTCGCTGGGAGAGCGATTCCCGGTCGATCGGCCCCTCGCCGAGCTGACCTTCGCGCAGCGCCAGATGGTGGCGATCGCCCGGGCCCTTGCCCGGAAGTGCCGTGTGTTGATCCTCGACGAACCCACGGCCTCGCTTTCGGCGAGGGAGGTGGACGCGCTGTTCCGCGTCGTGGGATCGCTGCGCGATCGCGGGGTCACCGTACTCTACGTCACGCATCGGCTCGACGAGGTGTTCGCCCTCGCCGACCGGGTGAGCGTGCTCCGCGACGGGCACCTGGTCTCCACCCACGGGATCGACGCCGCATCGCCCAAACAGGTGGTCCACGACATGATCGGGCGGGCGATTCCCGAAGCGGAGCGCGGGCCGTCGTCGAGGGGCGAGCCGCGGCTGTCGGTCCGGGGCCTGGGCCGGCGAGGCGCGTTCGAGGGCATCGACCTGGAGGTGGATTCCGGGGAGGTCGTGGTCCTCGCCGGCCTCGTGGGCGCCGGGCGCTCCGAAGTGGCGCGGGCGATCTTCGGACTCGACCCGCCCGATGCGGGCGGGGTGGAGGTGGCGGGGAAACCTCTTGCTCTGGGAGACCCCGCTCAGGCCTTGCGCGCGGGCATCGCGTACCTTCCTGAGGATCGGCAATCGGAGGGGCTGCACGTGCCCCTCTCGATCCGCGAGAACGTCTCGATGGCCTCCCTGGGGAGCGTGAGCCGCGCCGGTTGGATGAACGTGCGCGCCGAAGCCGCCCGAGCGGAACACGCGGTCCAGCAACTTGCGATTCGCGCCTCTGGAGTGGAGGCTCCGGTGGCTTCGCTTTCCGGGGGAAACCAGCAGAAGGTGCTCCTCGGCAAGTGGCTCGCCACGGCGCCGAGCGTGCTGATCCTCGACGAGCCCACCCGAGGCGTCGACGTGGGGGCCAAATCGGAGGTCCACAGGACCATCCGAGCGCTCGCGGCCGAAGGAATGGCCGTGCTTGTGATCTCGTCCGACCTTCCCGAGGTTCTCGCGCTGGCGGACCGCGTGGTGGTGATGCGCGAGGGCACCATCGCGGGCGAGTTGCCCGCGGAGTCCGCCACCGAAGAGGGCGTTTTGGAGTTGGCGCTCCCGCGAGGCGCCGAGACCGTTGCGTCCGTCGCGAGGCGAGGGATTGGCCGCGAGGCCGGGGTCGCACTGCTGCTGGGGGCCACCGTCGTGTTTGCGGCGTTGATGAACCCCGCGTTTCTTTCGCTCGAAAACGTGCGCGACATGCTGGTCCGCATCGCTCCTGTGGCGATCGTCGGGTGCGGACTGACGCTCGTGGTGCTCGCGCGCGAGATCGACATCTCCGTGGGTTCTTTGATGGGGGTGTGCGCGGCCGTGCTAGGGCTCGCGGGTTCGACGGACCGCTGGGGATTGCCCGTGGCTGCCGCTGCGGCGCTGTGCCTGGGCGCCGGATTGCTGGGCGGGCTGGTCAACGGCCTGCTCGTCACGTTCGGGCGCGTGCCCTCGATCATCGCGACGCTCGCGACCCTCTCCATCTTTCGGGGCGTGACGGAGCTGCTCCTCGGCGGCCGTTGGGTGGAGCACATGCCCGACGGGCTGCGTGCTTTCGGGACCGGTTCGCTGGCGGGGCTGCCCTACGTCGTGCTGGCTGCTCTGGCGATTTCTGTTGCTACAATCTGGGTGCACCGCCGCACGCCCTTCGGGCGGCGCGTCGTGGCGCTCGGGAGCGCGCCGGAGTCGGCGCAGCGCGCGGGCGTGCCTTCGCGCCGGATCCGCCTCGCGTGTTTTGCCCTTGCGGGGTTGTTGGCGGGCGTGGCGGCGCTCTTCAGCGCGACGCAGCTCCAGGTCGTCGAGTCGGGCTTCGGTGTGGGATTCGAGCTGTCGGTCGTGGCTGCGGTGGTCGTCGGCGGCACCTCGATCCGTGGGGGAAGGGGAGGAATGGTCGGAACCCTCCTGGGCGCCACTCTGCTCGGCATCGTCGGCTCGGTGCTGATCTACCTGCGCCTTGGGGACGCGGCGACGTATTGGGAGCGCGCGATCCAGGGCGGCTTCATCGTGGCGGCGGTCCTGGGCGACGCGTTGGGGAGGCGGCGATGA
- a CDS encoding family 78 glycoside hydrolase catalytic domain: protein MAMLALLGMVGAMAVGSLQPVELRCEAMVDPVGVGLKTPHLSWKLRATQAGARNQRQTAYQIRVETDGKPAKVLWDTDRTESDATYGILYGGSPLASGQACRWQVRVWDQDGQASPWSEPATFSIGLLDNEAMQAQWIGLDAPRLALEASQPFYGAKWIWHPADPAGKVPAGVNRTFRKSFVALPNLEAATLRLSADDQFEVFLNGQQVGASDGNADAWRRPVTLDLRPHLQVGENTLEIRGHNTVEGAAAVLAKLRMRSRGGQAESVVTDESWQTDGAAAKVIAAFGDGPWGSGVGTNVLLPPALFLRHPFHVNNGVRRAIVYYSALGLVELRLNGKKVGDDLFVPGWSDYDDRVYVRAVDVTDRLMHNDNVVGLILGDGWYSGYIGYGHRRDHYGSRTRAWAQLVIEYDDGSKQVVATTPEWRAKTGPIVESDFLMGERYDARKELDQWDVPGQVEPSEWSKVDVGTEKPVRLEPFPSQTVQVIRELRPRHVTETAPGVYVLDLGQNIAGFARLKVEGKPGQEITLRFAERLSPDGTIYTENLRGARAIDTYICRGGGVETWEPRFTFHGFQYIEVTGLATTPRGDQVVGLAISTDTPEVGTLETSDPMLNQLVSNAWWTQKMNFIDIPTDCPQRDERLGWTGDAQAYIRTACMLSDVQPFFTKWLVALDDAQRADGQYPMVAPLKVAGGDGGPAWADAGVICPWTIYDAYGDKDLLARHYPNMKRFVEFTRGRCIEGLLPPKEFHCFGDWVNIGSPTPNEVIFEAYFAYSTELLARSARVLGKSEEAAHYEALHAQIREAFNKAYVGADGVVKGDSQCAYVLAIAFDLLSPEMERKATERLVADIEKRGWHLSTGFVGTRDIMRALTKVGRNDVAFRLLHNTTFPSWGFTIKNGATSIWERWDGWTPEKGFQDPGMNSFAHYAFGAVVGWMFDQIGGISNLEAGFAKVRLAPQLDPNLKWSRCTYDSVRGKIVCDWSVKDRRVTMRVVVPPNVTAEVVVPGKNARSEGLKPRADGVFEVGSGMWEFLADR from the coding sequence ATGGCGATGTTGGCGTTGCTGGGGATGGTGGGTGCGATGGCGGTGGGAAGTCTGCAGCCGGTGGAGCTGCGTTGCGAAGCGATGGTGGATCCGGTGGGCGTCGGGCTGAAAACGCCCCACCTGAGTTGGAAGCTGCGGGCGACCCAGGCCGGGGCGCGAAACCAGCGTCAAACCGCGTATCAGATACGGGTTGAGACCGACGGCAAACCCGCGAAGGTCTTGTGGGACACGGACCGCACGGAGTCCGACGCCACCTACGGAATCCTCTATGGCGGCTCGCCGCTGGCTTCCGGACAAGCGTGCCGGTGGCAGGTGCGCGTTTGGGATCAGGACGGCCAAGCCTCGCCCTGGAGCGAGCCTGCGACCTTCTCGATCGGTCTCCTCGACAACGAGGCGATGCAGGCGCAGTGGATCGGGCTCGATGCCCCGCGACTCGCCTTGGAGGCTTCGCAGCCCTTCTACGGGGCCAAGTGGATTTGGCATCCCGCGGACCCCGCGGGTAAGGTGCCCGCAGGCGTGAACCGCACGTTCCGCAAGTCGTTCGTCGCGCTCCCGAATCTGGAGGCCGCGACCTTAAGGCTTTCGGCTGACGACCAGTTCGAGGTGTTCCTCAATGGCCAACAAGTCGGGGCGAGCGACGGCAACGCCGATGCGTGGAGGCGCCCGGTCACGTTGGACCTGCGACCCCATCTGCAGGTTGGCGAGAACACGTTGGAGATTCGCGGCCACAACACCGTCGAAGGGGCCGCCGCCGTGCTTGCCAAGCTTCGGATGCGCTCGCGCGGCGGGCAGGCCGAATCGGTGGTCACGGACGAATCGTGGCAGACCGACGGGGCCGCGGCCAAGGTGATCGCCGCGTTCGGGGACGGGCCCTGGGGCTCCGGCGTCGGCACGAATGTCTTGCTGCCTCCCGCACTGTTCCTCCGGCACCCCTTTCATGTCAACAACGGTGTCCGCCGGGCGATCGTGTACTACTCCGCCCTCGGGCTGGTGGAGCTTCGCCTGAACGGGAAGAAGGTTGGGGACGACCTGTTCGTTCCGGGCTGGAGCGATTACGACGATCGCGTCTATGTCCGCGCGGTCGACGTCACCGATCGGCTGATGCACAACGACAACGTGGTGGGCCTGATACTGGGCGACGGCTGGTACTCCGGCTATATCGGCTACGGGCACCGCCGCGACCACTACGGTTCGAGGACGCGCGCGTGGGCGCAACTTGTGATCGAGTACGACGATGGCTCGAAGCAAGTCGTGGCGACGACACCGGAGTGGCGCGCCAAGACGGGGCCGATCGTGGAGTCGGACTTCCTGATGGGCGAGCGGTACGACGCGCGCAAGGAACTCGACCAGTGGGACGTGCCGGGTCAGGTGGAGCCCTCCGAGTGGTCGAAGGTGGATGTGGGCACCGAGAAGCCGGTTCGCCTCGAGCCGTTCCCGTCGCAAACCGTCCAAGTGATTCGGGAACTGCGTCCCCGACACGTGACGGAGACGGCGCCGGGGGTCTACGTCCTCGATCTGGGACAGAACATCGCCGGGTTCGCCCGGCTGAAAGTCGAAGGGAAGCCGGGTCAGGAGATCACGCTGCGCTTCGCCGAGCGGCTCTCGCCCGACGGCACGATCTACACGGAAAACCTGCGCGGCGCGCGCGCCATCGACACCTACATCTGCCGTGGAGGCGGGGTGGAGACGTGGGAGCCGCGGTTCACCTTCCACGGGTTCCAGTACATCGAGGTCACCGGCCTCGCCACGACGCCACGAGGGGACCAAGTCGTGGGGCTCGCCATCAGCACCGACACCCCCGAGGTGGGCACGCTCGAGACGTCGGACCCGATGCTCAACCAGCTCGTGAGCAACGCGTGGTGGACGCAGAAGATGAACTTCATCGACATCCCCACGGACTGCCCGCAGCGCGACGAGCGGCTCGGGTGGACAGGCGACGCCCAGGCGTACATACGCACCGCGTGCATGCTGAGCGACGTGCAGCCCTTCTTCACGAAGTGGCTCGTGGCGTTGGACGACGCGCAACGGGCGGACGGCCAGTACCCGATGGTCGCCCCGCTCAAGGTGGCCGGTGGCGACGGCGGCCCCGCGTGGGCCGACGCGGGCGTGATCTGCCCCTGGACGATCTACGACGCCTACGGCGACAAAGACCTTCTCGCCAGACACTATCCGAACATGAAGCGCTTCGTCGAGTTCACTCGCGGACGGTGCATCGAGGGGTTGCTTCCACCGAAAGAGTTCCACTGCTTCGGCGACTGGGTGAACATCGGCTCGCCCACCCCCAACGAGGTGATCTTCGAGGCGTACTTCGCCTACAGCACCGAGCTGCTGGCCCGTTCGGCGCGCGTTCTTGGAAAGAGCGAGGAAGCGGCGCACTACGAGGCCCTGCACGCCCAGATCCGCGAGGCGTTCAACAAGGCGTATGTGGGTGCGGACGGCGTGGTGAAGGGCGACTCCCAATGCGCGTACGTGCTGGCGATCGCGTTCGACCTGCTTTCGCCGGAGATGGAGCGCAAGGCCACCGAGCGCCTGGTGGCGGACATCGAGAAGCGCGGCTGGCATCTCTCGACGGGTTTCGTGGGCACGCGCGACATCATGCGCGCGCTCACGAAGGTGGGCCGCAACGATGTGGCGTTCCGGCTGCTGCACAACACGACGTTTCCGTCGTGGGGCTTCACCATCAAGAACGGCGCGACGAGCATTTGGGAGCGCTGGGACGGGTGGACGCCGGAGAAGGGGTTCCAGGATCCCGGGATGAACTCGTTCGCGCACTACGCGTTCGGGGCCGTGGTGGGTTGGATGTTCGACCAGATCGGAGGGATCTCGAACCTGGAGGCGGGATTTGCCAAAGTGCGCCTTGCGCCGCAGCTGGACCCGAACCTCAAGTGGTCGCGCTGCACCTACGATTCGGTGCGGGGCAAGATCGTGTGCGATTGGTCGGTGAAGGACCGGCGCGTCACGATGCGGGTCGTGGTACCCCCGAACGTGACAGCGGAGGTGGTGGTGCCGGGCAAAAACGCGCGCAGCGAAGGGTTGAAACCAAGGGCCGACGGTGTGTTCGAAGTGGGTTCCGGCATGTGGGAGTTCTTGGCGGACCGGTAG
- a CDS encoding substrate-binding domain-containing protein, producing MTNRIAIFLALALVLTGCGGPKSADQEPTAGGTKSITVAMLPKKKGVPYFTSCSEGAMEAAKELGNVELIYDGPTSGDAGDAVKLIDQWIAQGVDVIAVSPNDPDVLSPAMKRARDAGIHVLTWDADGTPDSREFLVNQATPQEIGYSLVDAMAKDLGGDAATGDVAIVTAALTAANQNEWIKYIKERLPKYPGLHLVATKPSNEDQKLAFSVTQDLMKVYPNLKGVFAISSVAFPGAAEAVKQAGKSGQVLVTGLATPNDMRAYVKDGTVQSVILWNTKDLGYLTVYAAKALVDGDLKPGATVLKAGRLGERKVEGDQVMLGGTLTFTKDNIDNFDF from the coding sequence ATGACCAACCGTATCGCGATCTTCTTGGCCTTGGCGCTGGTTCTGACCGGCTGCGGCGGCCCCAAATCAGCAGACCAGGAGCCGACGGCGGGTGGCACCAAGTCCATCACCGTCGCGATGCTCCCGAAGAAGAAAGGCGTGCCGTACTTCACGAGCTGTTCCGAGGGCGCGATGGAGGCCGCGAAGGAGTTGGGGAACGTCGAGCTCATCTACGACGGGCCCACGAGCGGCGACGCGGGGGACGCGGTGAAGCTGATCGACCAGTGGATCGCCCAAGGTGTGGACGTGATCGCGGTTTCGCCCAACGACCCCGACGTGCTCAGTCCCGCGATGAAGCGCGCCCGAGACGCGGGCATCCACGTGCTGACGTGGGACGCCGACGGAACGCCGGATTCGCGCGAGTTCCTCGTGAACCAGGCGACACCGCAAGAGATCGGGTACTCGCTGGTGGACGCCATGGCCAAGGATTTGGGCGGCGACGCCGCCACGGGGGACGTGGCGATCGTGACCGCCGCGCTCACCGCCGCGAACCAGAACGAGTGGATCAAATACATCAAGGAGCGACTCCCGAAGTACCCGGGCCTCCACTTGGTGGCAACGAAGCCCTCGAACGAGGATCAGAAGCTCGCATTCTCCGTGACCCAGGACCTCATGAAGGTCTATCCCAACCTCAAGGGCGTGTTCGCGATCTCATCGGTCGCCTTTCCGGGGGCGGCGGAGGCGGTGAAGCAGGCGGGGAAGAGCGGGCAGGTGCTCGTCACGGGCCTTGCGACCCCCAACGACATGCGCGCCTACGTGAAGGACGGGACGGTCCAATCCGTGATTCTATGGAATACGAAGGACCTGGGCTACCTCACGGTCTACGCCGCCAAGGCGCTGGTTGACGGGGATCTGAAACCCGGCGCCACGGTGCTGAAGGCCGGGCGGCTAGGCGAACGCAAGGTCGAGGGCGACCAAGTGATGCTGGGCGGCACCCTCACGTTCACGAAGGACAACATCGACAACTTCGACTTCTAA
- a CDS encoding ABC transporter permease, with translation MRRILQTHEAALAVLLIVGLAVAGTMDPTFVSLRAQTLLSTHVWELAIVAVPTMLIIVSGGIDLSVGSIVALAAVAFGLLVEAGWAVPWAAAVALVVGAACGSVNGWLVARLRVHPLIVTLATMAVFRGVAEGVSLARPLSGYSEGFRQLSEGRLGGMPLPGVVFLIVVLAAGIAMRKTTVGRQIVAIGLNEVAARYSGLRVARVKMLLYAGSGLACAVAALLLVARNNTAKADLGTGLELEAITCAVLGGTRIEGGTGNVFGLLLGIVLIHETREFVSWHWKQSELNLIVIGVLLLASVLAQRALAGRTASEGTS, from the coding sequence ATGAGGCGCATCCTTCAAACGCACGAGGCCGCCTTGGCCGTGCTGTTGATCGTGGGATTGGCAGTGGCGGGAACGATGGACCCGACCTTCGTTTCGCTGCGCGCGCAGACGCTGCTCTCCACCCACGTGTGGGAGCTGGCGATCGTCGCCGTGCCGACCATGCTGATCATCGTGTCCGGGGGCATCGACCTTTCGGTGGGTTCGATCGTGGCGCTGGCCGCCGTGGCGTTCGGGCTCCTCGTCGAAGCGGGTTGGGCCGTGCCGTGGGCCGCAGCGGTGGCGCTTGTTGTGGGCGCGGCGTGCGGTTCGGTGAACGGCTGGTTGGTGGCGCGCCTTCGGGTCCACCCTCTGATCGTCACGCTCGCCACCATGGCGGTGTTTCGCGGGGTCGCGGAGGGTGTCAGCTTGGCGAGGCCGTTGTCGGGCTATTCGGAGGGCTTTCGCCAACTTTCGGAGGGCCGTTTGGGGGGCATGCCGCTGCCGGGAGTGGTGTTTCTCATCGTCGTGCTTGCCGCGGGGATTGCCATGCGCAAGACCACGGTGGGGCGCCAAATCGTGGCGATCGGGTTGAACGAGGTTGCCGCCCGCTACTCGGGGCTGCGGGTCGCGCGGGTGAAGATGTTGCTCTATGCGGGCAGCGGGCTGGCTTGTGCGGTGGCGGCGCTGCTGCTGGTCGCGCGGAACAACACGGCGAAGGCGGACCTGGGCACGGGTCTCGAGCTGGAGGCCATCACGTGCGCGGTGCTCGGCGGCACGCGCATCGAGGGGGGCACGGGCAACGTTTTCGGGCTTCTGCTCGGTATCGTATTGATTCACGAGACGCGCGAGTTTGTGAGTTGGCACTGGAAGCAGAGCGAGTTGAACCTGATAGTGATCGGGGTGTTGCTGCTGGCTTCGGTGCTCGCCCAAAGGGCGCTTGCAGGCCGCACGGCGAGCGAGGGAACATCATGA